The Gossypium hirsutum isolate 1008001.06 chromosome D02, Gossypium_hirsutum_v2.1, whole genome shotgun sequence region TTTGCAGCTGTTAAATCCATCAGTCATTATCCTTGCTCTTCTTCTCAATGATTCAAGGATTCCTTTGCTGCAAGTATTAAACAACATTGTTAGTTAaagttgaaaggaaaaaaaagcatTGTTCCATTCCATGGTAGAAATCAGAATCCTAAAGTTCAAACCAACTTATAAGTTTCCCCAGATACATTATTTTACCAATAACCGAAAAAAAACTTCTCTCAATAATTTCTAGCACCAAATTTTAGATGGTTCAAAAGGCATTCACTTAACATGATCATTAGAGAGCTGAAAATGCAACCTCCATATTCAGTAAACCAGAAAGAAAAATGTGGATTAACTAAGTCTTTGCAAACTTTCTTAGTAGGCATACCTTTCCCTAACAAATTGATCATATGAAACATCTCCAGGTTTGAGTGGGTTGACCATCAATCCCATCTGTAAAGAGAAGAGGTAGCTTACTCATCTTATGGTTAACAGAACTAGAACCGAAACATTGAATTGCTCAAATTCACAGAAAATATGATGACATTAACTCACAAATATCTGAGCGGGAACATTAGGACTGAGGGATATTGATGCAATCTTGTATATCTCGTCAACTGTCTGTAATATAAAATCATGAAAGCAAAACAGAACTGAGCATCAGTTCAAGGATCAATATTGTGTTTGATTTCCAGAAGAAGTCTATGAATGTGAATATGTAATATGGTAAAGCAATTTAGTTGTGTTTATAAATAGAATGAATCATGATAAATTTATCCAGTTGACAATCATCAAAGTAGGAAAATTGCTTTTAATACCTTTGGAAGTAATTTTAACATGAAAATTCGACAGCAATAATGCTAAAATCATTTTACAATGCATCATGTATTGACATTTGGGAGACATTCTTGGCTCCCTCTGAAAAACATGAAACTCATTAGGCAAATTAAAACAATGCAAAACCTTTGGAGGAATGTTGGTCATCTCAAAGTATCCCCCTCGCTGCCCACATTCACCCCAATATCCTTTAGACACAGTGTGGAAAGAAACGAGCTGGACTTCCTTGCTAATTGGTGGCCCCATATCCATCAACACCTTCCAGTGGTAAAAGGAAAAATatgcaattaaaaaaattgaaacttcaTGAAAAAGATTCAGATGTAGTTTGATCTAACAGCAAGATGGCATCTACCTTTCTAGAACTGATAAAGGGGCGCTCGTCCTGGTATATATTCTGTTGGTAAACCTCATCTCCAAGTAATACCAAGTTTTCTTGGtaacaaaaattcaatatttctCTTAAATTAGCTTCACTGAGACACTGACCAGTAGGGTTCCCAGGGTTAATAATTACCATTGCTCTCACCTGCTCATATACAGCATAAAAGAGATTCAGTTACCAAAACAAAGACAGGTACTGTAGTCTTAAATCCAAATGGAAAAAACTTGTAAAAGTGTAACACACAGCTTTTACAAATTTGAGCAGGGAAAATAAATTTGGGAGGTAAAACTGTTTGTTGCCAGCCTAAATAAATCAAAACTTGAAGTCTCAACATGAAGAATGGGGTAATTTAGTCAAATAAACTATCTATGCTTATGATTTTTAATCAGGCCTCATTTTATCCATCAGTTCATCCAATTGAAATGTTTGCATAGTTTCAGACCATATCCTCAAATTCTTTCGTaaacaagaaaaacaaaaagtataCTAACAGTTATTCCTTTGAAGCGAGCCTGTGCAACTGATTCACGAAGATTGTTTACGTCCAGCCCCCAGTTTGCAGTCTCTTCTAGGTAGTAAGGAACAAGTGAACCGCCAAAGAGAGATATTGTAGCTGAGTAAAGTGGATACTGTGGAACAGGAACCAAAACCTGGCAAAGCAAAATTTTGAATACAATATGACAATATGGGAACATAGTAAATCTGAATTATAAGCCAGAAGAAATGATAAGAAACAATGACAAAGATGATGAAATTATGTTCTAGCAAAATGGATGAGGAAAATATGTTACCCCATCCCCTTGACCACGGATAATACAATTCAAGATCTGCATCACACCTTTGCTGGCACCGTCAGTGAGAAATATGAGCTCTGGGTCACTGCAATTGGTAAAAGAAGCAAAGAACCACTAAGCTCACAACTTTGGAACAAAAAAggaattcttttgtaagaaaggTGATATTAGGAGTGATAGTATCTAGATTATCACCTAGGATACCCATCACGCCTCTCAATGAATTCAGCAACCTCCTTCCTAACGCCTGGAATACCTCTGGAATCACTATATGCACCTAGATGTATGGTGAAGGAACAAACAAATGTTATTTGTATTGTAGATCATGTTCGAATTCCTTAAAATTCTGAAAACCATTTGGCACTGTTCATGGATCAGCTACAGTAAAATACTTGTAGTACTAACTAAAATTGAAGACTAAGGTATATGAAAGAAAGGGttaattaaaatgtattattagtacttatttaaaATAACAACATTCAGCAGAATATAAAAATACTTCAAATAAATGACAAGATAAAAATTGCCAATTGTGATGCGGTTTATTGGTAGAATGTTGGGACTCTAAGTTACAGTGAACAGGAACGAAAACCTTGGCAATCTCAAATACTGAAGAGATATATGACTAAAAAATTAGTAGATTATTTAACATGTAGACTGAAGAAAATAAAATGCAAGTCATTAAACAAACAGGAGGTATTTCAGGTGGTTTAACAACAATTTTCGTATAAATAACACAATGATATACCTAGACCACCAGAAGTCAACGAAAGATAATGTTTTGCTCTTGCAATGGCATCAGCAGGAAATATAAGTCCTACATTAGGATCATCTAGCAGAAATGGAGCTTGGCACAAAGCAACCACCTGCAGTAGCACAGATTAGTTGGTTCAATACATGCTATTAATAACTGAATGAGCAACACAGAATAATTCCAACAGatgaaaacttaaaaacataGAACTGATACATATACCTGACGAGGGAAAGTCAGTGGCTTCTGTCCAAGAGCTTGAGGATTGCCAACATTTGTGAAAATAATCTgcatacataaaaataaaagcagctaaacaaattaacatatccacattatttttttaataaaaaatctaataGTGCCATGTTTTTGGAGCTCCACTCaataatgacatgcaaaataatcaaccaaaaCACCAAAACATATAAATTCTGAAATTGATTCTTATAGAGAAGCACTAGATACATGGAAGTGCATGCTCCCCCAGCAAACAGTGGATTTCATATACTGCAAAGAGGTTCATGTAGACATTTTAATTGTGTTTGACACAAGGAATCCCTCCTTGAGAAGCTTTAGGACAAAAGATGAAAATAGAATCAAGGCAGGCATTTATCTAGGAAACTAGTAGTCCAATCACTTAATACTCAAAAGGCACTAAATAagttacaattaaaaaaataaagaaagaaataataaaaagatatcaTAAGTACAAGCTGCATGTACTTGAATGGTAAATAAGTACTCTAAGTCTAGCTCAAACTGTGATTATACTAATAatgataatttttcaaaaatatctaAGAACAACAGTATGGTCTTAAATACCCCAACGAAGAATATGTAGGAAATAGGCATTTACACATTCTCTGTTGATAGCAAAAGCTAAAAGCACCAACATATAAAACTCTGCGAATTCAGCATACGAAGCAGAGCTGCATGctgaaataaaataagaagaaagCAGGAAAAACATACCTTCTTCCCTTCCTTCTGAAGCTCAGAAGCTCGAAGATACAACTCACCTCTAACTGCATATTGAACTTTCTTCACGTTTTCATTCATTGTCTCATAGTCTAATGCCTTAAGACCCATGATGCCCAAGTTCCTTCCTTGAACTTAACGATATATGGACTCGGTACTCAACCTGTAAAAGAACTACAAAGCATAAGTCCAATTTAACATTTTGGTTTTGCATATAAGTTTATTAGTTGGCTTTCCAGTTCCGATACGAGAGTAACAATCAGCAAAACAGTTCGAACGTTATAATATAATCACTATAAATTCGCTCTAATCCTAAATCTTAAAATCGGGTCTAaacatttgaaaagaaaaaaaaacatcgGCTCTAAGGTTCATATGATAGGAAAACATGCATTAATGAAAAGGATTAAAAGGAAAATCATAAAGTGAAAGAGAGCTTCTTGCGATGCGATCAATGCAATTATCAGTGAATAAGGAGCCAAGCCAGAATACTAGAAAATCCAGGCAtagaaatgcatttagaagtttgAAAACAGTCAATAATCAATAGTCTATCAACAAAATCACACGGTTACCTTATACCCAAAACCAAGAATCCGTAAAATTCAGGACCTAAACTCAATTAATTATGAATTACCAGAAAATCCAAACAGTTCAACCTTAAACTAAACAGGGAAGTGCAGAACAGAAAAAAACTCCTTAAACGAGGCTAACCCGTGGGATGAGTGGAGTTGAAACTGATATCCCGAGGTGTGCAGAGAAAAGGGCAGGCACAGATTTTATGTGTAGTTTATTGTGTTGCAAGTGTCAGAGACTTTTTCATGTCAGGGAAAGGCAATATATACAAATAAAGAATTGATATATATAAAGATGTGGCAATGTGTAAGGATTTGAAAGCAGTGGCAGCAGCAGAGCCACTGAAAAAAgggatttattttgaaaatgtggGGATGTTGTGTTTTATCTTAAAAAGATCAAAACACAAAGGATAAAATTGATCGAGGAGGTGTGGTGTAGCTTCAAACTGTGAGTTATTGGTAGATAATGAACCCTTTGGGGACTCCCTCACATCTTCTTTGGACTCATGTTCAACATTGGTCgctctcaccaactcccaagtgtGGTTCATGTTCCATTCTTTAGAGGAATTTTCTCATCTTATGGCAAATGGTAGTAGGGTAATTTGGTCAACTTTCATGAATGAATTATTATGAATATTAGAGAACGTCAATCattgttgtttatttatttttatattgagcatagagacaaaattaaaagctaaatgTCTTAAGATGGATGGCGAATGCCTTTTTCATTGGTGATAATGTTGCTGCTCTAGGAACTTCACCCGGAATGAACGGATATCAATATAATCATAACACTCAGTCATTGATATAATTTGATGAGACGAATTAGGAATAACAAAATCAATAAGCTTAATTGATTaacaataaatgaataaattttgatttgtacGAAGTGATGATCTTGACTCGTATAAAATAGTAGTTAACCGGATGTTCATTTGGTATGGGTTCAAATCGTGTTATCTCATCCCCATTcctaatattgtataaataaataaaaaagacaatGAATGAATATAttctatttataatatatataaatattttacctAAACTCAAAACTTTCTTTTAAGAGAATTACTTTTGAGGATAgtaaatatatagaaaaaaacaattaatcaatGACATTGGATTTGCAACTAATTTTTAGATGGTACAAAATTTTAATGCTATcaaaaaacagaaataaaaaagatatctGTAAAAGACCACTTTCTCTCCTCTAATTAAGAAAAAGACCAAAAAACTGCGAGAGAGAAGCAGGCAGTGCTTCATACAAGTTCATTATTTTACTTTGTGCGACATCTTTATATAATTTAGGAGCCTCTTATGGGCCTTACCACTGTCAATGGCTTCTTTGGCTCTTTCCAAAGCTAAGGACTCGTCTTCTGCACCATCACATCCTAGTAAATGATCCACAATTCCAGCATTCAAAACAATCCGGTCATATGCCGGCCCTTTTTCACCTCGAAGAGCTGCCAAACCCAACTCGATATTCTTCGATACCTGATATATTATAGCAAACATGGTCATTTGACAACAggttttcaaaaataacaaaCAAAAGAGACTGAGGCAAAGAGGAGTTTCATCTCCACCCTTTCTGGTGGTTGGTTGGAAGGGGATATATAGAAAAGGATTTTCGAATTTTACCGATCTATTGGTTCTTGGAGTATCAGTTGGTTCAAAACCATAGTCCATTGCATTAACCTCAAGCCTGAAACTCTGACGTGATACACCTGCAACGTTAGGATATTGGTTGGCATTAAAATTCTGCAAATAATCTTATTTCCATTGGATATCCAGAGAGCTTTTGAAATGGATTAAACAATACAAAGCTAAATACGAACCATCCACTTCACAAGCTGATTCTATGCCTACTGAACGAAAACCAGAACAATGGTTCACAGGAAGTCCTTTCCTTGCTGATCGCAACCTAGTTGTCATTGAGAGGGCACCTTCTTCACCCTTAAATAACAGCTGTCTCAAACATTTAAGTGTTTTGTTTGGATTACTCGTTGATTTTTTCAGAATTTAAATTGAATCAATATATCTTGAATATCATAAAGGAAAAGTCCAAATTTATTCTTTTACTCCATTACcaaatcattttttaatttaacatgaAGTGCTAACCTTCACTACTAAACCAGAATGAACACCTCTTCTTTTCATAAGCTTTAACAATGGTTCCTCATAACCTTCATGATAGAATCCAGCAACAATTGATTCCCTCCCCTTTGCCTGTTAAAGAAACACAACATTCCTTGAGAAATCAGCACACCAGTCTACATTAGGAACTTTTAGCTAGATAAAGCATCCTAAAAATGTATCcacatatgtacataatataCACAATATATTAAATTAACACCACTAACATTGCTATCCACATATACACTCACCCTAATAAATTGCTGAACCTTTTCAGTTGTTGCCAGTGATGGACGTTTCTTTATTTGCTCCCTCAACCCAATCAGTGAATATCTATGAAAACCATAAAAGATTCTTTACCTCCTTCATTCTATTATCGGAAATAAACATAACTGGTTACACCGGCGGTGATACAAATCAAGTACAACACTTCCAATGAGAAGTGAAAGACCAAAATCCTAAGACTTTTCAGTTCAATAGTGTTATGTTTCCTGATAAGAAACCACTTTAACCAAATAGACCATAAACTAATAGAATTCTTAAATTATCTAATTACATCTAAGTTTTGGagaacaaagaagaaaaagaactgTGGAATTATAACCCAAGAACAAACAATGTTAGAGATCTATTTCTTAGGTGCTCAGGTTTTCAACCGAAATAAGATCATATGCAGAACTTCATgcaaaaggaaataaaatttaaaaggtacTATGTTTTTAAACATGTTACAGTTACTCATCATGAAAAAGGAGAAAAGATGTACTAAAAAATTGATTGCAAGAACAGGCTAGCTTTTTCAGGAGCAATACCTTTTGAACTTGGAACTAGATAGAAATGTTAACATTAAGTATGTTGAACCtttatccatttttatttccaattccctttttgttttattcccttttttttttctttttgcaatagGGATAAAAAAACTGTTAAGTAAAAGAAATACAATAGCTATATTTGGTTAGATTCCATACAAAGATGGGCGAGCTTCACGTTTACTTATGTAAGCAAAACCAACCTCCTCAGCCTGAAATAA contains the following coding sequences:
- the LOC107909695 gene encoding glutamate--glyoxylate aminotransferase 2 translates to MGLKALDYETMNENVKKVQYAVRGELYLRASELQKEGKKIIFTNVGNPQALGQKPLTFPRQVVALCQAPFLLDDPNVGLIFPADAIARAKHYLSLTSGGLGAYSDSRGIPGVRKEVAEFIERRDGYPSDPELIFLTDGASKGVMQILNCIIRGQGDGVLVPVPQYPLYSATISLFGGSLVPYYLEETANWGLDVNNLRESVAQARFKGITVRAMVIINPGNPTGQCLSEANLREILNFCYQENLVLLGDEVYQQNIYQDERPFISSRKVLMDMGPPISKEVQLVSFHTVSKGYWGECGQRGGYFEMTNIPPKTVDEIYKIASISLSPNVPAQIFMGLMVNPLKPGDVSYDQFVRESKGILESLRRRARIMTDGFNSCKNVVCNFTEGAMYSFPQLRLPPKAIEAAKQAGKVPDVFYCLKLLEATGISTVPGSGFGQKEGVFHLRTTILPAEEDMPEIMSSFKKFNDEFMAQYEDNWNRSRM